The following are from one region of the Neurospora crassa OR74A linkage group III, whole genome shotgun sequence genome:
- a CDS encoding C2H2 finger domain-containing protein, variant, with the protein MPGASVAVAPTTAPATTTPAPTSASTPRKAPGATQPERKYKCQFCARAFSRSEHRSRHERSHTKERPFKCLKCRSTFVRRDLLLRHDRTVHAKDGGIPLHSDGKRRGGPKAAPRPATGPAKTPMDIDTSALEQLEASSDATSQARANGAPYDGNGTMSFSQTSTPTIEPSVPFTNGALGLPQWDSFISHDSKAHSVISGPGSFDTSHPNHMAPMGGQHINGLPLSSLPPSVNGTPTPQSPFLPHRTHTPVDATQAHAGQKPPPPQINSDEERNMILDNIRAHDAEHALPEGFRVPSLPSINRYLATYFGLFHHHLPFLHPASFEPTRVSPPLLLALLSIGALYAFDQENAYMLHIGSKILVNQFLQHKENFSSRKCPLWTMQSSLLNMIFASWSGDPKGLEWACSIKSLLANMVAGNRYELKLRQEAREGRPPTRAEWVEDEGCRRTYYAVYIFFGLLTLTFNHTPAINFNEFEDLQLPATEFLWNVKVADEVAWQKHLEASPAPTFMVAHDNLFQGETLTYSAFGTRVMINALFLEVWYHKRSPEALQDVVTEYKLRLALETWEKSLEFCEHETVAAPLHTPQTGHPLIFNAKAMYRNARARLEVDLKTVQEALRYHDSYEVAAAMSNARDRVRRSGEMIKVIQVCYDCIETAVDTGVRWVARTSPTNWSIEHPLGGMDLMIILSLWLYRLEHDEEQATEEEQVMYKRVRELFARGLQEKIDGHLGAVVARLWASMLGEVVVWGITRVMADSFRLHEQALIGYVDDIEASPSVTTPSMTSQGADEDSVY; encoded by the exons ATGCCAGGCGCAAGCGTGGCTGTCGCGCCTACGACGGCGCCTGCAACGACcacaccagcaccaacatcagcatcaacaccacGAAAGGCGCCAGGCGCTACACAGCCAGAGAGAAAATACAAGTGCCAGTTTTGTGCGAGGGCCTTCAGCAGGAGCGAACACCGCAGCCGCCACGAACGTTCAC ACACCAAGGAGCGACCATTCAAGTGTCTCAAGTGCAGAAGCACCTTCGTACGACGTGATCTCCTTCTCCGACACGACCGCACAGTCCACGCCAAAGATGGCGGCATACCTCTTCACAGCGACGGGAAGCGTCGCGGTGGTCCCAAGGCGGCTCCTCGCCCTGCCACCGGGCCTGCCAAAACCCCCATGGACATTGACACTTCAGCTCTTGAGCAGTTAGAAGCCAGTAGTGACG CCACCTCCCAGGCGCGAGCAAATGGCGCACCTTACGATGGCAATGGGACCATGTCCTTTTCGCAAACCAGCACCCCGACTATTGAGCCCTCGGTACCCTTTACCAACGGTGCGCTCGGTCTTCCCCAGTGGGACAGCTTCATCTCTCACGACTCGAAAGCGCACTCGGTCATCTCGGGTCCCGGATCCTTCGATACGTCACATCCCAACCATATGGCCCCCATGGGCGGCCAACACATCAACGGGCTCCCCCTTTCGTCGCTCCCGCCTTCGGTGAACGGCACCCCCACTCCCCAGTCGCCATTCCTGCCGCACCGCACCCATACTCCTGTGGATGCCACTCAGGCTCACGCCGGCCAGaagcctccccctcctcagaTCAACAGCGATGAGGAGAGGAACATGATTCTGGACAACATCCGCGCCCACGATGCCGAGCATGCCCTCCCAGAAGGATTTCGCGTCCCGAGCTTACCGTCGATTAACCGATACCTCGCGACATATTTCGGCTtgttccatcatcatctaccATTCCTTCACCCAGCCTCGTTCGAACCCACCCGAGTCTCACCACCGCTTCTTCTCGCTCTACTATCGATCGGAGCCCTGTATGCTTTTGATCAAGAGAATGCGTACATGCTTCATATCGGTTCGAAGATCTTGGTGAACCAATTCCTTCAGCATAAGGAGAATTTCAGCTCGCGCAAGTGCCCGCTCTGGACCATGCAGAGCTCTCTTCTCAACATGATTTTTGCCAGCTGGAGTGGTGACCCCAAGGGATTGGAATGGGCTTGCTCAATCAAAAGCCTTCTTGCCAACATGGTTGCTGGCAACAGGTATGAGCTCAAGCTTCGCCAAGAGGCTCGTGAAGGACGCCCCCCAACACGCGCCGAGTGGGTTGAGGATGAAGGTTGCAGGCGTACGTACTATGCGGTATACATCTTCTTCGGTCTTCTCACCCTCACATTCAACCACACTCCGGCCATCAACTTCAACGAGTTCGAAGACCTGCAGCTCCCAGCCACCGAATTCCTTTGGAACGTCAAGGTTGCTGATGAGGTGGCCTGGCAAAAGCATCTCGAAGCGTCTCCCGCTCCGACATTTATGGTGGCCCACGATAACCTCTTCCAGGGCGAGACGCTCACGTACAGCGCTTTTGGAACGCGTGTTATGATCAATGCGCTCTTCTTGGAAGTTTGGTATCACAAGAGGAGTCCCGAGGCTTTGCAGGATGTAGTGACCGAGTACAAGCTGAGACTCGCCCTTGAGACGTGGGAGAAATCTCTAGAGTTCTGCGAGCACGAGACAGTAGCGGCTCCCCTGCACACGCCCCAAACGGGCCATCCCTTGATTTTTAACGCTAAGGCCATGTATCGTAATGCGCGTGCTCGCTTGGAGGTGGACTTGAAGACGGTTCAGGAGGCCCTCCGGTACCATGACTCCTACGAGGTCGCCGCTGCCATGTCGAATGCCCGGGATCGGGTACGACGCTCAGGTGAGATGATCAAGGTCATTCAGGTTTGCTATGACTGCATTGAGACTGCGGTCGATACTGGTGTCCGCTGGGTGGCTCGTACCTCGCCTACAAACTGGAGTATCGAGCACCCATTGGGTGGCATGGACCTCATGATCATTCTCAGCCTCTGGCTCTATCGTCTGGAACATGACGAGGAGCAGGCGACGGAAGAGGAGCAGGTCATGTACAAGCGTGTGCGAGAGCTGTTTGCGAGGGGGCTTCAGGAAAAGATTGACGGCCACCTTGGCGCTGTTGTCGCGAGACTCTGGGCCTCAATGCTTGGTGAGGTCGTTGTTTGGGG CATCACCCGTGTTATGGCTGACTCCTTCCGCCTCCATGAGCAAGCCCTCATCGGGTATGTGGATGACATCGAAGCATCCCCCAGTGTCACGACCCCTTCGATGACATCTCAAGGGGCCGATGAGGACAGCGTGTATTAG
- a CDS encoding C2H2 finger domain-containing protein yields the protein MPGASVAVAPTTAPATTTPAPTSASTPRKAPGATQPERKYKCQFCARAFSRSEHRSRHERSHTKERPFKCLKCRSTFVRRDLLLRHDRTVHAKDGGIPLHSDGKRRGGPKAAPRPATGPAKTPMDIDTSALEQLEASSDGIFDVETAAMLVADLQHKATSQARANGAPYDGNGTMSFSQTSTPTIEPSVPFTNGALGLPQWDSFISHDSKAHSVISGPGSFDTSHPNHMAPMGGQHINGLPLSSLPPSVNGTPTPQSPFLPHRTHTPVDATQAHAGQKPPPPQINSDEERNMILDNIRAHDAEHALPEGFRVPSLPSINRYLATYFGLFHHHLPFLHPASFEPTRVSPPLLLALLSIGALYAFDQENAYMLHIGSKILVNQFLQHKENFSSRKCPLWTMQSSLLNMIFASWSGDPKGLEWACSIKSLLANMVAGNRYELKLRQEAREGRPPTRAEWVEDEGCRRTYYAVYIFFGLLTLTFNHTPAINFNEFEDLQLPATEFLWNVKVADEVAWQKHLEASPAPTFMVAHDNLFQGETLTYSAFGTRVMINALFLEVWYHKRSPEALQDVVTEYKLRLALETWEKSLEFCEHETVAAPLHTPQTGHPLIFNAKAMYRNARARLEVDLKTVQEALRYHDSYEVAAAMSNARDRVRRSGEMIKVIQVCYDCIETAVDTGVRWVARTSPTNWSIEHPLGGMDLMIILSLWLYRLEHDEEQATEEEQVMYKRVRELFARGLQEKIDGHLGAVVARLWASMLGEVVVWGITRVMADSFRLHEQALIGYVDDIEASPSVTTPSMTSQGADEDSVY from the exons ATGCCAGGCGCAAGCGTGGCTGTCGCGCCTACGACGGCGCCTGCAACGACcacaccagcaccaacatcagcatcaacaccacGAAAGGCGCCAGGCGCTACACAGCCAGAGAGAAAATACAAGTGCCAGTTTTGTGCGAGGGCCTTCAGCAGGAGCGAACACCGCAGCCGCCACGAACGTTCAC ACACCAAGGAGCGACCATTCAAGTGTCTCAAGTGCAGAAGCACCTTCGTACGACGTGATCTCCTTCTCCGACACGACCGCACAGTCCACGCCAAAGATGGCGGCATACCTCTTCACAGCGACGGGAAGCGTCGCGGTGGTCCCAAGGCGGCTCCTCGCCCTGCCACCGGGCCTGCCAAAACCCCCATGGACATTGACACTTCAGCTCTTGAGCAGTTAGAAGCCAGTAGTGACGGTATATTTGATGTGGAAACCGCTGCGATGCTCGTTGCTGACCTTCAACATAAAGCCACCTCCCAGGCGCGAGCAAATGGCGCACCTTACGATGGCAATGGGACCATGTCCTTTTCGCAAACCAGCACCCCGACTATTGAGCCCTCGGTACCCTTTACCAACGGTGCGCTCGGTCTTCCCCAGTGGGACAGCTTCATCTCTCACGACTCGAAAGCGCACTCGGTCATCTCGGGTCCCGGATCCTTCGATACGTCACATCCCAACCATATGGCCCCCATGGGCGGCCAACACATCAACGGGCTCCCCCTTTCGTCGCTCCCGCCTTCGGTGAACGGCACCCCCACTCCCCAGTCGCCATTCCTGCCGCACCGCACCCATACTCCTGTGGATGCCACTCAGGCTCACGCCGGCCAGaagcctccccctcctcagaTCAACAGCGATGAGGAGAGGAACATGATTCTGGACAACATCCGCGCCCACGATGCCGAGCATGCCCTCCCAGAAGGATTTCGCGTCCCGAGCTTACCGTCGATTAACCGATACCTCGCGACATATTTCGGCTtgttccatcatcatctaccATTCCTTCACCCAGCCTCGTTCGAACCCACCCGAGTCTCACCACCGCTTCTTCTCGCTCTACTATCGATCGGAGCCCTGTATGCTTTTGATCAAGAGAATGCGTACATGCTTCATATCGGTTCGAAGATCTTGGTGAACCAATTCCTTCAGCATAAGGAGAATTTCAGCTCGCGCAAGTGCCCGCTCTGGACCATGCAGAGCTCTCTTCTCAACATGATTTTTGCCAGCTGGAGTGGTGACCCCAAGGGATTGGAATGGGCTTGCTCAATCAAAAGCCTTCTTGCCAACATGGTTGCTGGCAACAGGTATGAGCTCAAGCTTCGCCAAGAGGCTCGTGAAGGACGCCCCCCAACACGCGCCGAGTGGGTTGAGGATGAAGGTTGCAGGCGTACGTACTATGCGGTATACATCTTCTTCGGTCTTCTCACCCTCACATTCAACCACACTCCGGCCATCAACTTCAACGAGTTCGAAGACCTGCAGCTCCCAGCCACCGAATTCCTTTGGAACGTCAAGGTTGCTGATGAGGTGGCCTGGCAAAAGCATCTCGAAGCGTCTCCCGCTCCGACATTTATGGTGGCCCACGATAACCTCTTCCAGGGCGAGACGCTCACGTACAGCGCTTTTGGAACGCGTGTTATGATCAATGCGCTCTTCTTGGAAGTTTGGTATCACAAGAGGAGTCCCGAGGCTTTGCAGGATGTAGTGACCGAGTACAAGCTGAGACTCGCCCTTGAGACGTGGGAGAAATCTCTAGAGTTCTGCGAGCACGAGACAGTAGCGGCTCCCCTGCACACGCCCCAAACGGGCCATCCCTTGATTTTTAACGCTAAGGCCATGTATCGTAATGCGCGTGCTCGCTTGGAGGTGGACTTGAAGACGGTTCAGGAGGCCCTCCGGTACCATGACTCCTACGAGGTCGCCGCTGCCATGTCGAATGCCCGGGATCGGGTACGACGCTCAGGTGAGATGATCAAGGTCATTCAGGTTTGCTATGACTGCATTGAGACTGCGGTCGATACTGGTGTCCGCTGGGTGGCTCGTACCTCGCCTACAAACTGGAGTATCGAGCACCCATTGGGTGGCATGGACCTCATGATCATTCTCAGCCTCTGGCTCTATCGTCTGGAACATGACGAGGAGCAGGCGACGGAAGAGGAGCAGGTCATGTACAAGCGTGTGCGAGAGCTGTTTGCGAGGGGGCTTCAGGAAAAGATTGACGGCCACCTTGGCGCTGTTGTCGCGAGACTCTGGGCCTCAATGCTTGGTGAGGTCGTTGTTTGGGG CATCACCCGTGTTATGGCTGACTCCTTCCGCCTCCATGAGCAAGCCCTCATCGGGTATGTGGATGACATCGAAGCATCCCCCAGTGTCACGACCCCTTCGATGACATCTCAAGGGGCCGATGAGGACAGCGTGTATTAG
- a CDS encoding glucanase B, translating to MPQPLTVSFQNSTLVSAKTNQTTPETLTISLENNTPSSTVYAYITGQTLDGGLFVLSASGNAAYTYASVNKTLTPIPPSDIAIPLNAPGSSSPRTVTIPRLAGARIWFSVDSQLEFFLNPVDGVPQDGKGAGLALVEPSVTNDKDVNYEKEWGFVEFTFNEFQLFANVSMVDLVGKCPASLGVIRTTGKPEDNQEVEGMGYETGLNKVVDELKQAGGDWEKLVVRRKSDGQVTRVMSPNSAVVMAEARKESLFSGYYDGYVKQVWDKYAKEDLMVDTQNKWGVVKGRVDAGTGLLTFKSNNSETITFDKPSAADIYSCSTGPFAFPPLPANATEAELDIQAFRGNVGARLAAALNRTGEEISTFYKSNNITNHYSRVVHQNSPKGKGYAFPYDDVSRTEKENVAGTVAAGDPKVFIVAVGGGKVNFAAAARMANATGSAVNATVPVVRTRWRRARAGVDAAGWRL from the exons ATGCCTCAGCCACTCACCGTCTCCTTCCAAAACAGCACCCTCGTTTCCGCCAAAACCAACCAAACAACCCCCGAGACCCTCACCATCTCGCTCGAGAACAAcaccccttcctccaccGTGTACGCCTACATCACCGGCCAAACCCTGGACGGCggcctcttcgtcctctccGCCAGCGGCAACGCCGCTTACACTTATGCCTCCGTGAACAAGACCCTGACCCCCATCCCCCCTTCCGATATCGCCATCCCGCTCAACGCCCCCGGTTCTTCGTCTCCTCGCACGGTAACCATCCCCCGCCTGGCGGGAGCGAGGATCTGGTTCTCCGTCGATTCGCAGCTGGAGTTCTTTTTGAACCCGGTGGACGGAGTGCCGCAAGATGGAAAGGGAGCGGGCCTGGCGCTGGTGGAACCGAGTGTCACCAACGACAAAGATGTAAACTACGAGAAGGAGTGGGGGTTTGTCGAGTTTACCTTTAACGAGTTCCAGCTGTTTGCCAATGTCTCGATGGTGGATTTGGTGGGCAAGTGTCCTGCCTCGCTCGGCGTCATCAGGACCACGGGGAAGCCGGAAGATAACCAAGAGGTTGAAGGGATGGGGTATGAGACTGGCTTGAACAAGGTGGTCGATGAACTGAAGCAGGCCGGAGGGGATTGGGAAAAGCTGGTGGTGAGAAGGAAGAGTGATGGGCAGGTGACGAGGGTGATGAGTCCCAAttcggcggtggtgatggctgaAGCGAGAAAGGAAAGCTTGTTCAGCGGGTACTATGACGGCTATGTGAAGCAAGTTTGGGACAAGTATGCAAAGGAAGATTTGATGGTGGATACGCAGAACAAATGGGGGGTGGTTAAGGGAAGGGTTGACGCGGGGACGGGTCTGTTGACGTTCAAATCGAACAACAGCGAGACGATTACATTTGATAAGCCGTCGGCGGCCGATATCTACTCTTGTTCCACGGGCCCGTTCGCCTTTCCACCGTTACCGGCGAACGCGACCGAAGCCGAGCTCGACATCCAGGCGTTCCGAGGAAACGTCGGGGCGCGTctggcggcggccttgaaCAGAA CTGGTGAGGAAATCAGTACGTTCTACAAGAGCAACAACATCACGAATCACTACAGCAGAGTGGTGCACCAAAACAGCCCGAAAGGAAAGGGGTATGCGTTCCCGTATGACGATGTGTCAAGGACGGAGAAGGAAAACGTCGCTGGTACCGTGGCAGCGGGAGATCCAAAGGTTTTCATTGTGGCGGTGGGTGGCGGGAAGGTGAActttgcggcggcggcgagaaTGGCGAATGCTACCGGCAGTGCGGTGAACGCTACAGTACCGGTGGTGCGGacgaggtggaggagagcgagGGCAGGTGTAGATGCAGCGGGATGGAGGTTGTGA
- the com gene encoding glycosylphophatidylinositol anchor phosphoethanolamine transferase 3: MPPPTKPTSKNPPPQSQTEYQAIAAKFAAAKRAKAAQDAAKARTAGVAKAAGGEAIEKDRVSLADKQRTALEARRKSNFEARWLWTVGFWVWLLLIHVAGIAYFTSGFLLTRLMLDEKSVCDAPPTLNTSTNGVVDILPNWKGKGTVDGGCWHPKTFERAVVVVIDALRYDFTVPIKDDAPFHNAFPFMYDTALTSPNNAVLRPFIADPPTTTLQRLKGLTTGTLPTFVDVGSSFAGTAIEEDNLLMQLRDAGKRIVHLGDDTWESLFPGYFQANLSRAYDSFNVWDLHTVDNGVIEHIFPLMKRKGDWDVVVAHLLGVDHAGHRYGPDHPEMAKKLQQMNTFIKDLASNIDDDTLLIVMGDHGMDSKGDHGGESEDEVEAALWMYSPKPVFGRTKPEYVTPPATAKTRPANQIDLVPTLALLMGIPIPYNNLGHPIEEAFVGPRGTAWDRLAAAERMAAAGIKRYQTSYFSARGIEQATTPGSPADLWDKAEALVPKSKVKKGHSWEPVFLAYAEYQRETLDYSKSLWARFDVKNMVIGISIMASSVIALLVYINKRTEDDDVLVIEDSELDHAEKSLELQGITADEGQSLEKRLFRAAMLGALPGVFGGLLQSYLSGNGDWYRGSAVGALTSAATVLVALYDAEGPSFNVLPTTLWGWMAVVFTISQSIGFASNSYTIWEDSIQLFMMTTFGLVTAFSAFRMESLPDRFMTIYHSVLFVLLGRLASFSKLCREEQMPYCTSTYYASATSSTSAPWQLAIPFIAAIILPSIIKAYLAPSKSYEGLAPTWIGYVFRAGLFFSAIYWVLDAADNGNWLSSLSSLSSYLPSSASDTLSSLPPLPDKALKTLSVYTAQMILSLALVAGSTAFVWAPPCISIITSALRTPKTAADPLAAIPGAQTAQVTVLGYGNAHGARYLLLPLNFFVALFLLTKPMGAGALALTLWQSLSLLEILDLLNLPIGSNPIGPVMLALLGQNAFFKTGHQAVLSSIQWDSAFIPLYSIKYPWSPLLVILNTFAGQILATILVPMLVLWKSGPKRRGILGSVSRALGVFVAFYATQALATMMWAGHLRRHLMLYRVFSPRFMTAAVTLLVVDVVAVVVGLTGVRVNMMSVAEVFGWAD, encoded by the coding sequence atgccgccgccgacaaaACCGACATCGAAGAACCCCCCGCCGCAGTCGCAGACGGAATACCAAGCAATTGCTGCCAAGTTCGCCGCCGCAAAGCGTGCCAAGGCAGCGCAAGATGCGGCAAAGGCACGAACGGCTGGAGTAGCGAAAGCGGCAGGAGGTGAAGCCATCGAGAAGGACCGCGTCAGTCTGGCCGACAAGCAACGCACAGCCCTCGAGGCCCGGCGCAAGTCCAACTTTGAGGCTCGCTGGCTGTGGACCGTCGGCTTCTGGGTCTGGCTGCTGTTGATCCACGTTGCCGGCATTGCCTACTTCACCAGCGGCTTCCTCCTGACCCGTCTGATGCTGGACGAGAAGTCAGTGTGCGACGCGCCGCCGACTCTGAATACTAGCACCAACGGAGTCGTGGACATTCTGCCCAACTGGAAGGGCAAGGGAACAGTGGACGGAGGCTGCTGGCACCCCAAGACCTTTGAGCGAGCCGTGGTTGTCGTGATCGATGCGCTGCGCTACGACTTTACCGTGCCCATCAAGGACGACGCTCCCTTTCACAATGCGTTCCCCTTCATGTACGATACTGCCCTGACCTCACCCAACAACGCCGTGCTCAGGCCGTTCATCGCCGATCCCCCGACTACAACATTGCAGAGGCTCAAGGGCCTGACTACCGGCACTTTGCCCACCTTTGTGGATGTGGGCAGCAGCTTTGCTGGTACCGCCATCGAGGAGGACAACCTGCTTATGCAGCTCCGGGACGCCGGCAAGCGTATTGTACACCTTGGAGACGACACGTGGGAGTCGCTTTTCCCGGGCTACTTCCAGGCCAATCTGAGCCGGGCCTACGACAGCTTCAATGTATGGGACTTGCATACGGTTGACAACGGCGTTATCGAGCACATCTTCCCCTTGATGAAGCGCAAGGGCGATTGGGACGTCGTTGTTGCGCATCTTCTCGGTGTTGATCACGCCGGCCACCGCTATGGACCTGACCACCCCGAGATGGCCAAGAAGCTGCAGCAGATGAACACGTTCATCAAGGATCTGGCGTCCAACATTGACGATGACACTCTGTTGATTGTTATGGGTGACCATGGTATGGACAGCAAGGGAGACCACGGCGGCGAAAGCGAGGACGAGGTCGAGGCTGCTCTGTGGATGTATTCCCCCAAGCCTGTGTTTGGCAGAACCAAGCCCGAGTATGTCACTCCCCCGGCTACCGCCAAGACTCGCCCGGCCAACCAGATCGACCTCGTCCCAACTCTGGCGCTGCTCATGGGTATTCCCATCCCTTACAATAACTTGGGTCACCCGATCGAGGAGGCCTTTGTTGGTCCTCGTGGCACTGCCTGGGACAGGCTGGCTGCCGCGGAGCGCATGGCTGCCGCTGGCATCAAGCGTTACCAGACGTCGTACTTCTCTGCCCGCGGAATCGAGCAGGCTACGACCCCTGGGTCGCCCGCTGATTTGTGGGATAAGGCTGAGGCTCTGGTTCCCAAGAGcaaggtcaagaagggcCATAGCTGGGAGCCTGTGTTCTTGGCCTATGCTGAGTATCAGAGGGAAACCCTGGATTATTCCAAGAGCCTCTGGGCCAGGTTCGATGTCAAGAACATGGTCATTGGCATTAGCATCATGGCCTCCAGCGTCATTGCTCTTCTTGTCTACATTAACAAGCGTACCGAAGATGACGACGTCTTGGTGATTGAAGACTCCGAGCTTGACCATGCCGAGAAGAGCCTGGAGCTACAGGGTATCACCGCTGACGAAGGCCAAAGCCTTGAGAAGCGTCTGTTCCGTGCCGCCATGTTGGGAGCTCTTCCTGGCGTCTTCGGCGGACTTCTGCAATCCTATCTGTCTGGCAATGGTGATTGGTATCGCGGTTCGGCCGTCGGCGCGCTCACCAGCGCCGCAACCGTCTTGGTCGCTCTGTACGATGCAGAGGGACCCAGCTTCAACGTCCTCCCCACGACTCTCTGGGGCTGGATGGCCGTGGTCTTTACCATCAGCCAGTCTATCGGCTTCGCCTCCAACTCATACACCATCTGGGAGGATTCGATCCAGCTCTTCATGATGACCACTTTTGGTCTTGTTACGGCCTTCTCGGCGTTCCGCATGGAGTCGCTTCCGGACCGCTTCATGACCATCTATCACTCCGTCCTCTTCGTTCTGCTGGGCCGGctcgcctccttctccaagctCTGCCGCGAGGAGCAGATGCCGTACTGCACGTCGACCTATTACGCTAGCGCCacctcctcgacctcggccCCCTGGCAGTTGGCCATCCCCTTCATCGCCGCCATCATCctcccttccatcatcaaagCCTACCTCGCGCCGTCCAAATCATACGAGGGTCTCGCCCCGACCTGGATCGGTTACGTCTTCCGCGCCGGCCTTTTCTTCTCGGCCATTTACTGGGTCCTCGACGCCGCTGACAACGGCAACTGGCTctcctcgctctcctccctttcctcctacctcccctcctcggcctctgacaccctctcctccctgcCCCCTCTCCCAGACAAGGCCCTCAAGACCCTCTCCGTCTACACCGCGCAAATGATCCTCAGTCTCGCCCTCGTTGCTGGCTCCACCGCTTTTGTCTGGGCTCCTCCCTGcatctccatcatcaccagcgcTCTCCGCACTCCCAAAACCGCCGCCGACCCTCTCGCTGCCATCCCCGGCGCGCAAACCGCCCAGGTCACCGTCCTAGGCTACGGCAACGCCCACGGCGCTCGCTACCTCCTCCTGCCCTTGAACTTCTTTGtcgccctcttcctcctcaccaaACCCATGGGCGCCGGCGCTTTGGCCCTGACCCTCTGGCagtccctctccctcctcgagATCCTCGATTTGCTCAACCTCCCGATCGGCTCCAACCCCATCGGCCCCGTCATGCTCGCCCTGCTCGGCCAAAATGCCTTTTTCAAGACCGGCCATCAGGCAGTTCTGTCTTCCATTCAGTGGGACAGTGCCTTCATCCCGCTTTACAGCATCAAATACCCCTGGTCGCCCCTCTTGGTCATTCTCAACACCTTTGCGGGCCAAATCCTCGCTACCATCTTGGTCCCCATGCTCGTCCTCTGGAAGAGCGGTCCCAAGAGAAGAGGCATCTTGGGAAGCGTGAGCAGAGCGCTCGGCGTTTTCGTGGCGTTTTATGCCACCCAGGCGTTGGCGACCATGATGTGGGCCGGGCATTTGCGCAGACACTTGATGCTTTATCGGGTGTTTAGTCCTAGGTTCATGACGGCGGCCGTGACGCTTTTGGTGGTAGATGTGGttgccgtggtggtggggttGACAGGTGTGAGGGTGAATATGATGAGTGTGGCGGAGGTTTTCGGGTGGGCTGATTGA